The Mastacembelus armatus chromosome 9, fMasArm1.2, whole genome shotgun sequence genome contains a region encoding:
- the seta gene encoding SET nuclear proto-oncogene a, protein MSASAAKVSKKELNSNHDGADETSEKEQQEAIEHIDEVQNEIDRLNEQASEEILKVEQKYNKLRQPFFQKRSELIAKIPNFWVTTFVNHPQVSALLGEEDEEALHYLSRVEVTEFEDIKSGYRIDFYFDENPYFENKVLSKEFHLNESGDPSSKSTEIKWKSGKDLTKRSSQTQNKAGRKRQHEEPESFFTWFTDHADAGADELGEVIKDDIWPNPLQYYLVPDMDDEEGEGEDEEEDEEGLEDIDEEGDEDGEEEEEDDGEDAEDDEGEDD, encoded by the exons ATGTCGGCCTCGGCGGCAAAAGTGAGTAAAAAGGAGCTGAACTCAAACCATGACGGAGCGGACGAAACCTCCG AGAAAGAGCAGCAAGAAGCTATTGAACACATTGATGAAGTTCAAAATGAAATTGACAG GTTGAATGAACAAGCCAGtgaggagatcctcaaagtagaacagaaatacaacaaactCCGTCAGCCATTCTTTCAGAAGAGGTCAGAACTGATCGCCAAAATTCCCAACTTCTGGGTCACCACGTTTGTCAACCATCCACAAG TATCTGCCCTACTtggggaggaagatgaagaagcaCTTCATTACCTGAGCCGAGTGGAGGTGACAGAGTTTGAAGACATCAAGTCAGGCTACAGAATAGATTTT TATTTCGACGAAAATCCGTACTTCGAAAACAAAGTACTTTCCAAAGAGTTCCATCTGAATGAGAGCGGAGACCCATCTTCAAAGTCAACAGAAATCAAATGGAAATCAGGAAAG GACCTGACCAAGCGTTCCAGCCAGACACAGAACAAAGCGGGAAGGAAGAGGCAACATGAAGAGCCAGAGAGCTTCTTCACTTGGTTCACTGATCACGCTGATGCCGGCGCTGATGAGCTCGGAGAGGTCATCAAGGATGACATCTGGCCAAATCCTCTGCAGTACTACCTG GTCCCAGACATGGATGATGAAGAAGGTGAAggtgaggatgaagaggaggacgaggagggtCTGGAGGATATTGACGAGGAGGGAGATGAagatggggaggaggaggaggaggacgatggaGAAGATGCAGAG GATGACGAAGGTGAAGACGACTAA
- the LOC113139401 gene encoding protein cereblon homolog, with amino-acid sequence MSCERLSKRLDPVMVHYISLVLLFYPAAHRPTGACEAGDAGASTDTLMLCRACGHELAVGTDIHFVPSRLALSSRNDTLVGGRKVNVQYLENPHGHRFEVITFRKADVTQHWPADKHFSWFPGFSWTVATCPRCKIHLGWAFQPSDWPDTITKTEFEESEDTFLALITHRLLREDFASSLLMTPKSFKS; translated from the exons ATGAGCTGCGAGCGGCTGTCGAAGCGGCTGGACCCGGTGATGGTGCACTATATTTCCCTGGTCCTCCTCTTTTACCCCGCTGCACACCGGCCCACTGGGGCGTGCGAGGCGGGGGATGCGGGAGCCAGCACAGACACCCTGATGCTGTGCAGGGCGTGCGGACATGAGCTGGCGGTCGGGACGGACATCCACTTCGTCCCCAGCCGCTTGGCGCTGTCCAGCCGCAACGACACGCTGGTCGGGGGCCGGAAGGTTAACGTCCAGTATTTGGAAAACCCCCACGGACACCGGTTTGAGGTGATCACGTTCAGAAAAGCTGACGTTACCCAGCACTGGCCGGCAGATAAACACTTCTCCTGGTTCCCGGGGTTCTCGTGGACGGTGGCCACCTGTCCTCGGTGTAAAATCCATTTAG GTTGGGCCTTCCAGCCCAGCGACTGGCCAGACACCATCACAAAGACTGAATTTGAGGAGTCGGAGGACACCTTCTTGGCTTTAATCACCCATCGACTATTAAGAGAAGATTTTGCTTCGAGCCTGCTAATGACTCCGAAATCTTTCAAGAGCTAA
- the LOC113139397 gene encoding outer dense fiber protein 2-like, translating to MTTWVSSPTPPPVHVHVPETTPVHVHMKRSPSRTPQNWTKDIQVKGGGGRSKVRTPWIPPGRLSCRRDVGSNKCQGQRSRAQHRSERGVGGDGEEQEEDLAAESKNLSVLLREQENICRLKNYRSDSRGPHRETDLLLRVLVEAEIDGVAVANQLTALKETIDSLAKDKRLSKLHAAALGRQQALLLEKIEMFDITNRSLRELLRDWSHYERESLLRSEEKTTLKKRLADSEAENMRLLAKLTNKEKEASKLAEHLDFEKDNVKTTEEISRILESTRDHLESQLSKAAAEKANLAAQIQRMQQSHEQQQEELRALQDELQTLRQQREEEEEELGRRDQEVRTLLTQQVDRAEESARQLAEKLQEKEAQLAQALSTSSEWCRRHSKEAAAKGQREEEISALKLQVTELSSQLRSAEEKSRAEREELRDQLHHLSAENASTKLDNQRLQGELTTSEEKLRGLQAEARQLKSSIRKYENLVEKYKKKVQQARMESEEYSLKLEVTQKEAWEAKVSLEREMEQVRRELLGRLRELETLPDRLRRTEQQLRDAQQEADAHERRNLEHNAAISEVRHKVEQQGAQLGTFQQRNVLLQEENNVLKEKILNLERKLEDMKVENKEMSQALTSKETSIRSVQQQLEEKTSECSVLSRQLQQTLEDAQQQVNNSMQRVLAKERVSQSKALDLQSQLSRAKTDLSQLQRSKEEMERRFQSQLQNMKDRLEQADSTNRSLQNYVHFLKTSYGNVFGDSLLGS from the exons ATGACAACCTGGGTTTCATCGCCAACACCGCCGCCGGTTCACGTCCATGTCCCGGAGACCACACCTGTGCATGTTCATATGAAGAGGAGCCCCAGCAGGACCCCGCAG AACTGGACTAAAGACATCCAGGTGaagggaggtggagggaggtCAAAGGTCCGGACACCGTGGATCCCTCCAGGAAGACTGTCCTGCCGCCGGGATGTGGGCTCCAACAAGTGTCAG gGTCAGAGAAGCCGAGCACAGCATCGGTCAGAACGTGGAGTCGGGGGTGATGGAGAGGAGCAAGAAGAAGACCTGGCTGCTGAATCCAAAAACCTCAGCGTTCTGCTCAGAGAGCAAGAAAACATCTGTCGTCTAAAGAA TTACAGGTCAGACTCTCGGGGtccacacagagagacagacctGCTCCTCAGGGTGCTCGTAGAAGCAGAAATCGATGGCGTAGCAGTCGCTAATCAGCTCACGGCCCTGAAGGAAACCATCGACAGCCTCGCTAAG gacAAGCGGCTGTCTAAGTTGCACGCGGCTGCACTGGGCCGACAGCAGGCGTTGTTGCTCGAGAAGATAGAGATGTTCGACATCACGAACCGCAGCCTCAGGGAGCTCCTCAGAGACTGGAGCCACTACGAG AGAGAATCGCTCTTGCGCTCAGAAGAGAAAACCACCTTGAAGAAGAGGCTGGCTGACAGTGAAGCAGAGAACATG CGACTTTTGGCCAAACTCACCAACAAGGAGAAAGAGGCGTCTAAGCTTGCTGAGCACTTGGATTTTGAGAAG GATAACGTAAAGACGACGGAGGAGATTTCAAGGATCCTGGAGTCGACCCGCGACCACCTGGAGTCTCAGCTCAGCAAAGCCGCGGCTGAAAAGGCCAACCTGGCTGCTCAGATTCAG AGGATGCAGCAGAGCCacgagcagcagcaggaagagctCCGGGCTCTGCAGGACGAGCTGCAGACTCTGAGGCaacagagggaagaggaggaggaggagctggggCGGCGAGACCAGGAAGTCCGGACCCTGCTGACCCAGCAGGTAGATCGAGCCGAGGAGTCTGCCAGACAGCTCGCAGAGAAGCTTCAGGAGAAG GAAGCCCAGTTGGCTCAAGCTCTGTCCACGTCCAGTGAGTGGTGCCGCCGGCACTCTAAAGAGGCAGCAGCCAAAGGGCAGCGGGAAGAGGAAATCTCTGCCCTGAAACT TCAGGTGACCGAGCTGAGCTCTCAGCTTCGTTCAGCGGAGGAGAAGAGTCGGGCGGAGAGGGAGGAGCTCCGGGATCAGCTTCACCACCTCAGTGCTGAAAACGCCTCCACCAAACTGGACAACCAAAGGCTCCAG GGTGAACTGACGACATCTGAGGAGAAACTCAGAGGACTTCAGGCTGAAGCCCGTCAGCTGAAATCATCCATCAGAAAGTATGAAAACCTGGTGGAGAAATACAAGAAGAAG GTCCAGCAGGCTCGTATGGAATCTGAGGAGTACTCCCTAAAACTGGAGGTGACACAGAAGGAGGCGTGGGAGGCGAAGGTGAGCCTGGAGAGGGAGATGGAGCAGGTGAGGAGGGAGCTGCTGGGCCGGCTCCGAGAGCTCGAGACGCTGCCCGACAGACTGAGGAGGACGGAGCAGCAGCTACGAGACGCCCAGCAAGAGGCCGACGCCCACGAGAGGAGGAACCTGGAGCACAACGCTGCCATCTCTGAAGTGAGACACAAG GTGGAACAGCAGGGAGCTCAGCTGGGGACGTTTCAGCAGAGGAACgtgctgctgcaggaggagaacaACGTTCTCAAGGAGAAAATTCTCAACCTAGAGAG GAAGCTGGAGGACATGAAGgtagaaaacaaagagatgtCTCAGGCTCTGACCTCGAAGGAGACCAGTATCCGCAgcgtgcagcagcagctggaggagaagACCAGCGAGTGCAGCGTCCTGTCCAGGCAGCTGCAGCAAACTCTGGAAGACGCACAGCAACAG GTGAACAACAGCATGCAGAGGGTTTTGGCCAAAGAGAGAGTCTCGCAGTCTAAAGCCCTGGACCTGCAGAGCCAGCTGAGCCGAGCCAAGACAGACCTGAGTCAGCTGCAGCGAAGCAAGGAGGAG ATGGAGCGTCGTTTCCAGAGTCAGCTGCAGAACATGAAAGACAGACTGGAACAGGCAGACTCCACAAACCGCAGTCTGCAAAACTACGTTCATTTTCTCAAAACCTCATATGGAAACGTGTTCGGGGACTCTTTGCttggaagctga